In Irregularibacter muris, a single window of DNA contains:
- the holB gene encoding DNA polymerase III subunit delta' codes for MFEEIIGQEKVKEILVQAIKKSQVSHSYIFTGPQGTQKSEMAHNLAKALFCTQDNPPCHHCVPCEKMQENNHPDLVEIFPQGLHLRIQQIRELRQNISIKPYESSYKIYIIHNADTMGTAAQNALLKTLEEPPSYAVIILLTTNLQGLLPTIISRSQVLQFNRIAQQQIEKYLMEQKGMDEDKAKEIAILSNGSIGKAIESIDQEGLFTERQELLQYLLKIIRGDMVCAFSTAVWLKDRKEQINEWLDFLILWFRDITLYRELGDNPWVVHREYKELLKEFSTYLSDEQIHAIIEEIDNSKNNLKANVNLQLNMEAMLLKMQEE; via the coding sequence TTGTTTGAAGAAATTATCGGACAAGAAAAGGTCAAAGAAATATTAGTTCAAGCCATAAAAAAATCTCAGGTATCCCACTCCTATATTTTCACTGGACCCCAGGGGACACAAAAATCAGAGATGGCCCATAATCTAGCAAAGGCTCTATTTTGTACCCAGGACAATCCCCCTTGCCATCATTGTGTCCCCTGTGAAAAAATGCAGGAAAACAATCACCCTGATCTCGTGGAAATTTTCCCCCAGGGTCTTCATTTACGTATTCAACAAATAAGGGAACTACGACAAAATATTTCTATAAAACCCTATGAAAGTTCCTATAAAATTTATATTATACACAATGCAGATACTATGGGGACTGCAGCACAAAATGCATTGCTTAAAACCCTAGAAGAACCGCCTTCCTACGCTGTTATTATTCTATTGACAACCAATTTACAAGGCCTTTTGCCCACCATAATTTCTAGAAGTCAAGTATTGCAATTTAACAGGATAGCCCAACAGCAGATTGAAAAATATCTTATGGAGCAAAAGGGAATGGATGAAGATAAAGCAAAAGAGATTGCCATTCTCTCCAATGGCAGCATAGGCAAAGCTATAGAGAGCATAGACCAAGAGGGTCTTTTCACCGAAAGACAAGAGCTTTTACAATATCTTTTGAAAATTATTAGGGGAGATATGGTTTGTGCTTTCTCCACTGCGGTGTGGCTGAAGGATCGTAAAGAACAGATAAATGAGTGGTTGGATTTTCTAATCCTTTGGTTTAGAGATATCACTCTCTATAGAGAATTAGGGGACAACCCTTGGGTGGTGCATAGGGAGTATAAAGAATTATTGAAGGAATTCTCAACCTATTTATCAGATGAGCAAATACATGCTATAATAGAAGAGATAGACAATAGTAAAAATAATTTGAAGGCAAATGTAAACCTTCAGTTAAATATGGAGGCAATGCTACTAAAAATGCAGGAGGAATAA
- a CDS encoding cyclic-di-AMP receptor, which translates to MKMIIAIVQNEDAHLLIDALMDKDFSVTKLATTGGFLKVGNTTLLIGVEDEKVEGVLEIIKEFGKNREQIITTTTPSAYGTGMYSSYPVSVQVGGATVFVVDVEQFLKF; encoded by the coding sequence ATGAAAATGATTATTGCCATTGTGCAGAATGAAGATGCTCACTTATTAATTGATGCTTTAATGGACAAAGATTTTAGTGTAACTAAGCTTGCCACCACTGGAGGTTTTCTCAAGGTGGGAAACACCACCCTATTGATTGGGGTAGAAGATGAAAAGGTGGAAGGTGTTTTAGAGATCATCAAGGAATTTGGGAAAAATAGAGAACAAATTATTACCACGACCACACCCTCTGCCTATGGGACAGGGATGTATTCATCCTATCCTGTTTCAGTACAAGTAGGAGGGGCAACTGTGTTTGTGGTGGATGTAGAACAATTCTTAAAATTTTAG
- a CDS encoding dTMP kinase, which produces MTENKGKLIVIEGVDGSGKETQTKKLFERLEKEGINIKRVAYPRYHEPSSAMVKMYLKGEFGEKPEDVGPYIASTFYAIDRYASYKQDYGEFYHQGGIVIADRYTTSNMVHQAGKIVDPVEREKFLHWLWDYEFNLYGLPIPDLVFFLDIPVETNQKLMEGRKNKFSGEMEQDIHEKDKEHLIQSYKNALSLVDKYHWTKISCVENHQLKSIEEIHEEIYQIFREKMITN; this is translated from the coding sequence ATGACAGAAAACAAAGGAAAACTTATTGTTATAGAAGGTGTAGATGGCAGTGGAAAAGAAACCCAGACAAAAAAATTGTTTGAGAGGCTAGAGAAAGAAGGTATAAATATAAAAAGAGTTGCTTATCCCAGATACCATGAACCCTCTTCTGCTATGGTCAAAATGTATCTCAAGGGAGAGTTTGGGGAAAAACCTGAGGATGTAGGCCCTTATATTGCTTCCACCTTTTATGCCATAGATAGATATGCCTCCTACAAGCAGGACTATGGAGAGTTTTATCATCAAGGGGGTATAGTGATTGCCGATAGATATACTACCTCCAATATGGTACACCAGGCAGGAAAGATTGTAGATCCGGTAGAAAGGGAGAAGTTTTTACATTGGTTGTGGGATTATGAATTTAATTTATATGGTCTGCCCATCCCTGATCTAGTATTTTTTCTAGATATTCCCGTAGAAACCAACCAAAAACTAATGGAGGGGAGAAAAAATAAATTCTCTGGAGAAATGGAGCAAGATATCCATGAAAAGGATAAAGAACATTTAATACAATCCTATAAAAATGCTCTTTCATTGGTGGATAAATACCATTGGACAAAAATTTCCTGTGTAGAAAACCATCAATTAAAAAGTATTGAAGAGATTCATGAGGAAATATACCAAATCTTTAGGGAAAAAATGATCACAAATTGA
- a CDS encoding 4Fe-4S binding protein: protein MDLSVNFIGLSLKNPIIISAGPLTGSGEMMRKAVEAGVGAVVTKTIANEIRPNVRPRLVKGKGGIQNIELYSDFSLEEWENEIAYAKSYGAVVIANILGHTPSEIAYIARTVEGFGADALELGVSCPHGEGLEGVVSEPTELYNLTKEVVKRVDIPVMVKLSSNVSNIVKLAKAAEEGGASAISGIDTVRSIAGVDIERGKTLLPTYGGYSGPAIRPLGLAAIASISQAINIPVCGIGGIDSAQNVLEYMMLGASTVQICTSIMLKGHEHIGKIIKDLEEWMDQHQHKSFQEIRGIALASLKSFEEIKVEPYVSRVKNECNKQCFEQCAKVCIYQAIEKQGSRLQVNQEKCTGCGLCVSMCPNNVFELVWKE from the coding sequence GGAGTTGGAGCGGTGGTGACCAAGACCATTGCCAATGAGATTAGACCCAATGTGAGACCTCGTCTGGTGAAAGGAAAGGGAGGAATACAAAATATTGAGCTATATAGTGATTTTAGCTTAGAAGAATGGGAAAATGAGATTGCCTATGCCAAAAGCTATGGAGCGGTGGTTATTGCCAATATACTGGGGCATACCCCTTCAGAAATCGCCTATATCGCTAGGACTGTAGAAGGCTTTGGAGCCGATGCCCTTGAATTGGGAGTTTCTTGCCCCCATGGGGAGGGGCTAGAAGGAGTAGTTTCTGAACCTACTGAGCTATACAATCTTACAAAGGAAGTAGTCAAACGGGTGGATATCCCTGTGATGGTAAAACTATCCTCCAATGTATCCAATATCGTTAAATTGGCCAAAGCAGCCGAAGAGGGAGGAGCTTCCGCTATTAGTGGTATAGATACCGTAAGGTCCATAGCAGGGGTAGACATTGAAAGGGGAAAAACCCTACTACCTACCTATGGTGGGTATTCTGGTCCTGCCATACGCCCCCTAGGATTGGCAGCTATAGCCTCCATATCCCAGGCCATAAACATTCCTGTCTGTGGTATAGGGGGAATAGACAGTGCCCAAAATGTTTTAGAGTATATGATGTTGGGAGCTTCTACAGTTCAAATATGTACCTCCATTATGTTAAAGGGACATGAGCATATAGGGAAAATAATAAAGGATCTGGAAGAATGGATGGACCAACATCAGCATAAAAGTTTCCAAGAGATTAGGGGTATAGCATTGGCATCTTTAAAATCCTTTGAAGAAATAAAGGTAGAACCCTATGTATCTCGGGTAAAGAATGAATGTAATAAGCAATGCTTTGAACAATGTGCAAAGGTATGTATCTATCAGGCCATTGAAAAACAAGGGAGTAGACTACAGGTTAATCAAGAAAAATGTACAGGGTGTGGGCTATGTGTTAGTATGTGTCCCAATAATGTCTTTGAATTGGTGTGGAAAGAGTGA